One Anser cygnoides isolate HZ-2024a breed goose chromosome 4, Taihu_goose_T2T_genome, whole genome shotgun sequence genomic region harbors:
- the SMIM14 gene encoding small integral membrane protein 14 isoform X2: MLAISAAGTPPPPPPSRAQRAPPPPPLPLDNSRPHQNGGGAEHARCGARLRRRRRSGGAAGPAPRLGCADVSSHSTRGTHGPQQALEQNQTLQATDVTLSGKQEQDTSNHPCRSKIVWACWTCCKYRTTSMCMAHLSETMDSPQPQHTA; the protein is encoded by the exons ATGTTGGCCATCTCCGCAGCGGGCACCCCTCCACCGCCGCCACCGAGCCGGGCCCAGCgagctccgccgccgccgccgctcccgctGGATAACTCCCGGCCCCAccaaaatggcggcggcgccGAGCATGCGCGCTGCGGAgcccggctccgccgccgccgccgctcagGAGGGGCCGCCGG cccagctcctcgcCTTGGGTGCGCTGATGTCTCCTCACACAGCACACGGGGAACCCATGGGCCACAGCAGGCCCTGGAGCAG AACCAAACGCTGCAAGCCACAGATGTTACTCTGTCTGGAAAACAGGAGCAGGATACCAGTAACCATCCCTGCCGGTCTAAG ATTGTGTGGGCATGCTGGACTTGCTGCAAATACAGAACAACCAGCATGTGCATGGCTCATCTGTCTGAGACTATGGATTCCCCTCAACCCCAGCATACTGCCTGA